The Magnetococcus marinus MC-1 genome contains the following window.
GTCTCCAGATCCGCTTGCAACGCACCCGACGCCTTAATCGCTTGTAAAATGGCAATCAGATCCCGTGGTGTGACACCCAGATTATTCAAACCCTTCACCAGATCACCCAGCGTGACCCCCTCTTCCATCTGCACCAACCGAGCGTCTTTTTCGGTCACTTGCACATCGCGCTGGTTGACCACCGCCGTATCGCCACCCGCCAAGGGATTCGGCTGGCTTACCTGGGGCGTGTCGGTAATACGGATACTCAAAGCACCATGAGAGAGGGCCACCGTCGAAACCCGCACATTTTCCCCCATCACAATGGTGCCGGTACGCTCGTTGACCACCACCACCGCCCGGGTATCCACCTCAACCTCGGCCCCCTCCATACGGGAAACAAACTCCACTACCCGCCCTTTATAGCTGGGGGGAACCTGCACCTTCACCGTGCCCGAATCCAAGGCATGCGCCAGCGGTTCGCCAAACAGGCCATTAATGGCCGAAACCACCCGGTTGGCCGTGGTAAAATCATGCTCTTTCAAGGCTAATTGCAAGCTGGTCTCACGGGCTAACTTAAAGTCAACCTCTCGTTCCACCGTCGCCCCATCGGCAATACGCGCCACGGTAGGGAAATTTTTCTGCACATTGCCCCCCGCACCACCAGCGGAAAAGCCACCCACCGAAACCGGCCCTTGCGCCACCGCATAGATGCG
Protein-coding sequences here:
- a CDS encoding flagellar basal body P-ring protein FlgI, translating into MGLLLTSSPAQATRLKDVVTIEGVRDNPLNGYGLLVGLNGTGDSSAAFTQQSMQQMLQRMGISMSTLPKVKNVAAVMVTATLPPFARQGNKVDVTIASLGDAKSLEGGTLVMTPLRAADGRIYAVAQGPVSVGGFSAGGAGGNVQKNFPTVARIADGATVEREVDFKLARETSLQLALKEHDFTTANRVVSAINGLFGEPLAHALDSGTVKVQVPPSYKGRVVEFVSRMEGAEVEVDTRAVVVVNERTGTIVMGENVRVSTVALSHGALSIRITDTPQVSQPNPLAGGDTAVVNQRDVQVTEKDARLVQMEEGVTLGDLVKGLNNLGVTPRDLIAILQAIKASGALQADLETM